The Haloplanus natans DSM 17983 DNA segment GTTCGATGCGGGCCGTCTCGACCTCGGCGGCGAACGACTCGTCGCCGGCGTCGCCGGGTACGTCCGAACTCATATATCCACCCACTCCGCGTCGCCGGCGTGCTCCTTGATGAACTGTTTCCGCGGGCCCACCGCGTCACCCATCAGGATCGAGAACATCCGATCGGCGGCCGCGGCGTCCTCGACGGTGATCCGCTTCAGAATCCGGTTTTCGGGGTTCATAGTCGTCTCCCAGAGCTGATCGGGGTTCATCTCGCCCAAGCCCTTGAACCGCTGGACCTGATCCGGCTTGCCGTTACACCGCTCCTCGACGATCCGGTCGCGCTCCGCCTCGCTCATGGCGTCGTACGTCTCGCCGCGGTAGCGAACCCGGTAGAGCGGCGGCTTGGCCGCGTAGACGTAGCCCGCCTCCAAGAGCGGCTTCATGTGCCGGTAGAGGAGCGTCAGGAGGAGCGTCCGGATGTGCGCGCCGTCCACGTCGGCGTCGGTCATCAGGATGATCCGCTGATAGCGGGCGTCCTCGATGTCGAACTCCTCGCCGATGCCGGTGCCGATGGCGGTGATGAGCGCGCGAATCTCGTCGTTCTCCAGGATGCGGTCGAGGCGGTGTTTCTCGACGTTCAGGATCTTCCCCTTCAGCGGGAGGATGGCCTGAAACTCCCGGTCGCGGCCCTGTTTGGCGCTCCCGCCGGCGCTGTCACCTTCCACCACGAACAGTTCGGATTTCGTGGGGTCTTTGGACTGACAGTCGGCGAGTTTGCCGGGGAGCGCCGTCGACTCCAGGGCGCTCTTGCGCCGGGTGAGCTGTTCGGCCTTCTTCGCCGCCTGGCGGGCCTTCGCCGCCTCGACGGCCTTGCCGACGATGGCCTGGGCGGTGTCCGGATGCTCCTCGAAGAAGGTGCCGAGTTGCTGGTGGACGGCGCTCTCGACGATCCCCCGGACCTCGCTGTTGCCGAGTTTGGTCTTGGTCTGGCCCTCGAACTGCGGGTCGGGATGTTTGACCGAGATGACCGCGGTCAGCCCCTCGCGGACGTCCTCGCCTTTGAGGGTGCCGTCGAGGTCACCCAGAAGCCCGTTGTCCGTGGCGTAGTCGTTGACGACGCGGGTGAGCGCCGTCTTGAACCCCGTGAGGTGAGTCCCCCCCTCACGGGTGTTGATATTGTTGGCGAACGCGTGGATCGACCCCTGCAGTTCGTCGGTGGCCTGCATCGCCACCTCGACGGCGATGTCGTCTTCCTCGTCGTCGAAGTAGATCACGTCGTCGTGGAGGCCGGTCTTGGTCTCGTTGAGATACTCGACGAACTCCCGGATTCCGCCCTCG contains these protein-coding regions:
- the gyrB gene encoding DNA topoisomerase (ATP-hydrolyzing) subunit B yields the protein MADEQEYGAGQIQVLEGLQAVRKRPAMYIGSTDTRGLHHLVYEVVDNAIDEALAGYCDAIGVTIHEDDSVSVTDNGRGIPVDTHEQYDRPAVEVIMTVLHAGGKFDNKSYQVSGGLHGVGVSVVNALSERLEVEIKRNGAVWRHRFDRGEPDLDAFERVRDLDPDEETGTTVRFWPDGDIFETSEFSFDTLSTRLRELAFLNSGVEIGLADERDGESVAFRYEGGIREFVEYLNETKTGLHDDVIYFDDEEDDIAVEVAMQATDELQGSIHAFANNINTREGGTHLTGFKTALTRVVNDYATDNGLLGDLDGTLKGEDVREGLTAVISVKHPDPQFEGQTKTKLGNSEVRGIVESAVHQQLGTFFEEHPDTAQAIVGKAVEAAKARQAAKKAEQLTRRKSALESTALPGKLADCQSKDPTKSELFVVEGDSAGGSAKQGRDREFQAILPLKGKILNVEKHRLDRILENDEIRALITAIGTGIGEEFDIEDARYQRIILMTDADVDGAHIRTLLLTLLYRHMKPLLEAGYVYAAKPPLYRVRYRGETYDAMSEAERDRIVEERCNGKPDQVQRFKGLGEMNPDQLWETTMNPENRILKRITVEDAAAADRMFSILMGDAVGPRKQFIKEHAGDAEWVDI